From a region of the Bacillus alveayuensis genome:
- a CDS encoding ribosomal-protein-serine acetyltransferase (product_source=KO:K03817; cog=COG1670; ko=KO:K03817; pfam=PF13302; superfamily=55729) — translation MFRLSVDENTYIHLIQIQHANELFELINQNRKHLRRWLPWVDNMVSPMDCHSIIPMWIEQFVKNNGFHGGIRYKEKLVGMIGLHYIDWQNRKTSIGYYLAKKYEGKGIVTKSVSTVLHYIFEELHLNRVEIRCGVNNNKSRAIPERLGFQKEGVLREEEWLHHQFHDIALYSMLQKDWHIRKNHMC, via the coding sequence ATGTTTAGATTATCTGTTGATGAAAATACGTATATTCATTTAATACAAATTCAGCATGCGAATGAGCTGTTTGAACTCATTAATCAAAACCGTAAGCATTTACGGCGATGGCTGCCCTGGGTTGATAATATGGTTTCACCGATGGATTGCCATTCGATTATCCCTATGTGGATCGAGCAGTTTGTAAAAAACAACGGTTTTCACGGAGGCATTCGTTATAAAGAAAAGCTTGTTGGCATGATTGGACTTCACTATATAGACTGGCAAAATCGCAAAACGAGTATTGGCTATTATCTGGCCAAAAAATACGAGGGAAAAGGGATTGTTACAAAAAGCGTCTCGACAGTTTTACACTACATTTTTGAGGAATTACATTTAAATCGAGTAGAAATTCGCTGTGGTGTTAACAACAATAAAAGTCGAGCAATACCAGAACGCCTAGGCTTTCAGAAGGAAGGGGTTTTACGAGAAGAAGAATGGTTACATCATCAATTTCACGATATCGCTTTGTACAGTATGCTGCAAAAAGATTGGCATATTCGAAAAAATCATATGTGCTGA